One Campylobacter concisus DNA segment encodes these proteins:
- a CDS encoding COG3400 family protein, whose amino-acid sequence MKKILIIADGAFARNFLDRLLGAKSNLHHYIVVSNEDLSQKANYENFTFYQFDPTSLSKLKSISDGYFSQFCIVSDNEKEAVAVYENLRQISTKTETIFMNSWELDEKCKETFASDKHLSVVDIRDIAASRLMDYLPDMPVYADNIGFSEGEIMEVKVPIGSSYMYRHISSVAQKKWRIALIYRGNEIILPKPNLMIQPSDILLIVGDPNVLQNVYRSIKRESGQFPSPFGSNIYTLIDMKSMSKERVSKLIKDSLYVHSKLNNKRLIFRVINPTLGENLETLKAIKEKNILVLMDYFNSDNKSIKDDVLKHDIGLIISDNKYFFKFQKLFYELKIPVLKTGKILLSKVKEGVILGDQSQEVENQSAVITDCCAQLDLEMRFYYFDNKHSDDEALKEHFESISTLFSKRIKIENHSLKNPLVKLKGTNDLLHFVMFSKSVANGSAFAFLSTNLNRLYKKLSQNAQLFVPVSE is encoded by the coding sequence ATGAAAAAAATTTTAATAATCGCAGATGGAGCTTTTGCAAGAAATTTTTTAGATAGACTTCTTGGAGCAAAGTCAAATTTACACCACTACATCGTTGTTTCAAACGAAGACCTTAGTCAAAAGGCAAATTATGAAAATTTCACATTTTATCAGTTTGACCCAACGAGCCTTTCAAAGCTAAAGAGCATAAGCGACGGCTATTTTAGCCAGTTTTGTATAGTGAGCGACAACGAAAAAGAGGCGGTTGCTGTTTATGAAAATTTAAGACAGATCAGCACAAAGACTGAGACCATTTTTATGAACTCGTGGGAGCTAGATGAAAAGTGCAAGGAGACTTTCGCGAGCGACAAGCATCTAAGCGTGGTTGATATAAGAGATATCGCAGCTTCAAGGCTTATGGACTATCTGCCAGACATGCCTGTATATGCTGATAATATCGGCTTTAGCGAGGGCGAGATCATGGAGGTTAAAGTGCCAATAGGCAGCTCATACATGTATCGTCACATCAGCTCAGTCGCGCAGAAAAAGTGGCGTATAGCGCTCATTTATAGGGGTAATGAGATCATCTTGCCAAAGCCAAATTTGATGATACAGCCAAGCGACATCTTGCTGATCGTTGGCGATCCAAACGTGCTTCAAAACGTCTACCGCTCGATAAAACGCGAGAGTGGGCAGTTCCCAAGCCCATTTGGTAGCAACATCTACACGCTAATAGATATGAAGTCAATGAGCAAAGAGCGCGTTAGCAAGCTAATAAAAGATAGCCTATATGTACATTCAAAGCTAAATAACAAACGCCTTATCTTTAGGGTGATAAACCCAACTTTAGGCGAAAATTTAGAGACGTTAAAGGCGATAAAAGAGAAAAATATCCTTGTTTTGATGGATTATTTTAATAGCGACAATAAATCGATAAAAGATGACGTTTTAAAGCACGACATCGGACTAATCATAAGCGATAATAAATACTTTTTTAAATTTCAAAAGCTATTTTATGAGCTTAAAATCCCAGTGCTAAAAACGGGTAAAATTTTGCTCTCAAAGGTAAAAGAGGGCGTGATACTAGGCGATCAAAGCCAAGAGGTAGAAAATCAATCAGCTGTCATTACAGACTGCTGCGCGCAGCTTGATTTGGAGATGAGATTTTACTATTTTGATAACAAACATAGCGACGATGAGGCGCTAAAAGAGCACTTTGAGAGTATTAGCACACTCTTTTCAAAGCGCATAAAGATAGAAAATCACAGCCTTAAAAACCCGCTTGTAAAGCTAAAAGGCACAAATGATCTGCTTCATTTTGTGATGTTTAGCAAGAGCGTGGCAAATGGCAGCGCTTTTGCCTTTTTATCAACAAATTTAAATAGACTTTATAAAAAACTAAGCCAAAACGCACAGCTTTTTGTGCCAGTAAGTGAGTAG
- the aroB gene encoding 3-dehydroquinate synthase gives MQINLNLKEKASSYKIYINELERLELKGKVGIVTNAKVAGLHLEKLLSVLKCDEKFIISVPDGEEYKNLTTIGQILEQLFVSKFDRSSTLIALGGGVISDMTGFAASIYERGISFINIPTTLLAQVDASVGGKTGVNNKFGKNLIGSFYQPKAVFCEINFLKTLPKREFAAGVAEALKMAITFDKEMFGWLKSVNLDDENLAKLVEKSINLKARVVEQDEKEKGLRAILNYGHTFAHVIENETNYKEFLHGEAVAIGMNMANRLSVRLGLMSEAQAEEIRQVLEKFDLPVSYKIENEYAFYEAFFMDKKTKGDKINFIIADKIGSAFIKNDVKKEDVLETLREFK, from the coding sequence ATGCAGATAAATTTAAACCTTAAGGAAAAGGCGTCAAGCTATAAAATTTATATAAACGAGCTTGAGAGATTAGAGCTAAAGGGCAAGGTCGGCATCGTCACAAACGCCAAAGTGGCGGGGCTTCATCTTGAAAAGCTACTTAGCGTTTTAAAGTGTGATGAGAAATTTATCATAAGCGTGCCAGACGGCGAGGAGTATAAAAATTTAACAACGATAGGGCAAATTTTAGAGCAGCTTTTTGTTAGTAAATTTGACCGCTCATCTACGCTCATAGCTCTTGGTGGTGGCGTCATCAGCGATATGACTGGCTTTGCGGCAAGCATATATGAAAGAGGGATAAGCTTCATAAATATCCCAACCACGCTTCTGGCGCAAGTCGATGCTAGTGTGGGCGGAAAAACTGGGGTAAATAACAAATTTGGTAAAAATTTAATCGGCTCATTTTATCAGCCAAAGGCAGTTTTTTGCGAGATAAATTTCTTAAAAACATTGCCAAAGAGAGAATTTGCAGCTGGTGTGGCTGAGGCTTTAAAGATGGCGATAACCTTTGATAAAGAGATGTTTGGCTGGCTAAAGAGCGTAAATTTAGACGATGAAAACTTAGCAAAACTTGTTGAAAAGTCGATAAATTTAAAGGCTAGGGTGGTCGAGCAAGATGAGAAAGAAAAGGGACTAAGAGCCATCCTAAACTACGGCCACACCTTTGCTCACGTTATCGAAAATGAGACAAACTACAAAGAATTTTTACACGGCGAAGCGGTGGCGATAGGTATGAATATGGCAAATCGCCTAAGCGTTAGACTAGGTCTCATGAGCGAGGCGCAGGCAGAGGAGATAAGGCAGGTTTTAGAGAAATTTGATCTGCCCGTAAGCTATAAAATAGAAAATGAATATGCATTTTACGAGGCGTTTTTTATGGATAAAAAGACAAAAGGTGATAAGATAAATTTCATCATCGCAGATAAAATCGGCAGTGCGTTCATCAAAAATGACGTCAAAAAAGAGGACGTTTTAGAAACTTTGAGAGAATTTAAATGA
- a CDS encoding mechanosensitive ion channel domain-containing protein, translating to MKKILVFLLFCFALYAEENATLEQNVSQNLQNSELIKEISNLDNSLKNNIWITRYANYNTYQKLLDELEQNENELKKLDKGSKRGGDLIKRSQTLKEQINLLKEYEKTPFSNMLAAPEMETPPRINSPVALVSGFSYIKKIRSDKIEYQRHIKELDTLLEKLEAKENLLNRLNLVDDSEQNRASLNLAKQEIGDFKAAKQIADTTYSVYEKRADEAVNMTTSDIKAQFLSMGYTAIVILLTIGLTFIAKFIVKRTITDNERFYTVNKFLNVLNITVIIIILLFSYIENVTYLVTVLGFASAGIAIAMKDMFMSMLGWMVIMFGGTIHVGDRVRVYHDGSEFVGDVIDISLLRLTVFEDVSYSTYKTNRRAGRIIFVPNNYIFTDLIANYSHYGMKTVWDGIDVVISFDSNHKKAAYLAKNIVKKYSKGYTDIAKRQMNKLRSQYSIKNPNVEPRIYTFFEPYGINISCWYMSNSYATLALRSTISAEIIEAFLAHDDIKIAYPTQTMFIGKKETPSDHVAHAEQEGENI from the coding sequence ATGAAAAAGATCCTAGTTTTTCTACTTTTTTGCTTTGCACTTTACGCTGAAGAGAACGCTACACTTGAGCAAAATGTCTCACAAAATTTACAAAATAGCGAGCTTATAAAAGAAATTTCAAACCTAGATAACTCCCTAAAAAACAACATCTGGATCACAAGATACGCTAACTACAACACCTATCAAAAGCTTCTTGATGAGCTAGAGCAAAATGAAAATGAGCTTAAAAAGCTTGATAAAGGCTCGAAAAGAGGTGGCGATCTCATAAAGAGAAGTCAAACTCTAAAAGAGCAGATAAATTTGCTAAAAGAGTATGAGAAAACGCCATTTTCAAATATGCTAGCAGCCCCAGAAATGGAGACACCACCTAGGATAAATAGCCCAGTGGCGCTGGTATCTGGCTTTTCATACATCAAAAAGATAAGAAGCGACAAGATCGAGTACCAAAGGCACATCAAAGAGCTTGACACCTTGCTTGAGAAGCTTGAAGCAAAAGAGAATTTACTAAATAGGCTAAATTTGGTAGATGACAGCGAGCAAAATAGGGCAAGTCTAAACCTTGCAAAGCAAGAGATAGGCGACTTCAAAGCGGCAAAACAGATCGCTGATACCACTTATAGCGTCTATGAAAAAAGGGCAGATGAAGCGGTAAATATGACGACATCTGACATCAAGGCTCAGTTTTTAAGCATGGGCTACACAGCCATCGTCATCCTTTTAACGATCGGACTAACATTTATCGCTAAATTTATTGTTAAAAGAACGATCACAGATAACGAGAGATTTTACACGGTCAATAAATTCTTAAACGTACTAAACATCACCGTTATCATCATAATCCTGCTCTTTTCATACATCGAAAACGTCACATATCTAGTAACCGTGCTAGGTTTTGCTTCAGCTGGTATCGCCATTGCGATGAAAGATATGTTTATGAGCATGCTTGGTTGGATGGTTATCATGTTTGGTGGCACTATCCACGTGGGCGACCGCGTCAGGGTCTATCACGACGGTAGCGAATTTGTGGGCGATGTGATAGACATTTCGCTGCTTCGCTTAACCGTCTTTGAAGACGTTAGCTACTCGACCTATAAAACAAACCGCCGTGCAGGTAGGATCATCTTTGTGCCAAATAACTACATCTTTACAGACCTCATCGCAAACTACTCACACTACGGCATGAAGACCGTTTGGGACGGCATAGATGTCGTGATAAGCTTTGATAGTAATCACAAAAAGGCCGCCTATCTAGCAAAAAATATAGTAAAAAAATATTCAAAAGGCTATACAGACATCGCAAAACGCCAGATGAACAAGCTAAGAAGCCAGTACAGCATCAAAAATCCAAACGTAGAGCCAAGAATTTATACATTTTTTGAGCCTTATGGTATCAATATCTCATGCTGGTATATGTCCAACTCATACGCCACGCTCGCTCTTAGAAGCACGATAAGCGCTGAGATCATCGAAGCATTTTTGGCTCACGATGATATAAAGATAGCTTACCCAACGCAAACTATGTTTATAGGCAAAAAAGAAACGCCAAGCGATCACGTAGCTCACGCTGAGCAAGAGGGCGAAAATATCTAA